From Streptomyces sp. SAI-135:
CCCGCATCGGTTACGTGGTCCCCCTGGAGGTCGCGACGGACGGCGCCAGCCGCTTCACCGCGGAGCCGGTACGGATGGCTTCGCCGGAGCCCGCCGAGCAGGGGGCCGGCCCGGTGCCGTCCGCCGCGGGCGGGGAGCCGGCGGTGCAGCCCTGGCCGCCCGCGGCCCCCGCCGCCCCGGATGAAAGGCCCACGCGTCTCCTGCGGCAACTCGACGACTCCGGCACCGAACCGCAGCCGACGGACGCCGAACCGGCACCGACCCGGCTCCTGCGGCAGCTGCCGGATCCGGGGGCCACCGGCCCGGCTCCGGCCCGGGCCCCCGGGACGGCCGTACCCCCGACGGGCGCGTTCGGTCCGCCGCCCGTCATGGACTCGATCCCGTCCTCCGCCCCGGCCCCGCAGCCGGCGACCGACCCCGCCTACACGTCCAGCCCCCTGCCGCCGACCGACCCCGTCTACACGTCCAGCCCCCTGCCGCCGGCACCGGCCGCACCGCGGTCCGGTTTCGCCGGGGTCGCACCCCAGCCGCTTCCGCCCGCCACGCCCGCCCCCCGGCCCCCCGCCCCCCTCGTCGAGCCGGTGCCCCTCCTGGAGGACCCCGGTCCCACGGTGACTCCTGTGCGGGGGTTCGACGCCGTGGCCGAGGCCGTGCTGGGGGAGGGGCTGGTGGTCGACGAGATCGAGGTGCTCGCGGAGCCGGTCGGCCGGATCAGCGAGGCCGTGCGGGAAGGGCGGACGGACCTGGCCGCCGAGTTGGCGGAGCGGGTGGTCGGCGAGGCGTCCGAGACTCTGGGCGCCGAACATCCCGATGTGCTGCGGGTGCGTGAACTCGCCGCTTACATCGCCTACTTGGGCGGTGAGCCGGTCCAGGCCGCGGAGATCTCGCTCGATCTGGCCGACATCCACCACCGCGCCGGGGACGCCGAGGCGGCCTACGGCAATGTGCAGAGCGCGGCCACCGCGTGGAAGGCCGTGCGGGATCCGCTGCGCGGCCTGGACATCGGGCGCGAGCTGCTCACCCTGTGGACGGACCTGGCCGCCGGGGAGGGCCCGGCGGCCGAGGACCCCGACAAGCTGGAGTCGGCCCGCGCCAGGATGCTCCGCCTCGCGGAACGCGCCCGGAACGCCGACGGTTAGCAGGTGGGGAGGGGTGGGGGCCGTTACTGCGACAGCTCCCACACCGCGTACGCCACCGCGTCACTGTTGCGGTCCAGGGCCGTGTCGTTGATGTTGGCCGTGGTGTCGCACGACGAGTGGTAGCAGCGGTCGAAGGCCAGCCCCGAGGTGCCGCCCCACTTGGCCGCCTGGGCCGCCGTCTTGACGTAGTCGGCCCCGCTGAACAGCCCGCCCACCGGCACGCCCGCGTTCTTGAACGGCGCGTGGTCGGAACGGCCGTCGCCCTCGGTCTCGATCTCGGTCGGGACGCCGAGGCCGGCGTAGTACGTCTTGAAGGTCTTCTCGATGGCCGGGTCGTCGTCGTAGACGAAGTAGCCGGGGTTCGGCGAGCCGATCATGTCGAAGTTCAGGTAGCCGCTGATCCGCGAACGGTCCGTGGTGGACAGGCGGTTGACGTAGTAGCGGGAGCCCACCAGGCCCAGCTCCTCCGCGCCCCACCAGGCGAATCTCAGGTGCTTGGCGGGGTGGTGGCCGGCCCTGGACACCGCGAGCGCGGTCTCCAGGACGGCCGCAGAACCGGAGCCGTTGTCGTTGATGCCCGCGCCGGCCGTGACGCTGTCGAGGTGCGAGCCGGACATGATCACCTGGTTGGTGTCGCCGCCCGGCCAGTCGGCGATCAGGTTGTAGCCGGTGCGGCCGGAGGACGTGAACTGCTGGATCGTCGTGGTGAATCCGGCGGCGTCCAGCTTGGCCTTCACATAGTCGAGCGAGGCCTTGTAACCGGCGCGGCCGTGGGCCCGGTTGCCGCCGTTGGCGGTGGCGATGGACTGGAGCTGGGTCAGATGCGCCTTCACGTTGGCCACCGGGATGTCGGGGGCCGCGGCCACCGCGGGCTGTCCCGCGGGGGCCGCGCCGGCTATGGATCCGCCGGCCAGGAGGGAGACGGTGGCGACGACGGCGGTGGCCGTGACGCGTCCGGGAACCGAGAGCTTCATGTGGGGGGCTCCGAATTCCGTGGGAACCCCTGGACTCACAGGGGTTCCACAGTGATTGGGTGCCTGGATGGTGAAGCTGAGGTTGACTTACCGTCAAGGGCGGAATCCGGTCAGCGGAGTTCGTATACCGGACCGGACCGATACGGACGCGGTCAGTGGACGCAGAACTCGTTCCCTTCCGGATCCGCCATGACCACCCACGCCCCCGACGGTTCACTGACCTCACGCAGCACCCTCGCCCCGAGTCCCGTCAGCCGCTCCACCTCGGCCGTCCGGGCACCCTGGCCGGGGTGCAGGTCGAGATGGAGCCGGTTCTTGACCGTCTTCGGCTCCGGTACGCGCTGGAAGAGCAGGCGCCGCCCCAGACCGGTGCCGCTGTCCTTGTCGTACGGATCGTCCGGATGCCGTACGGCGACCAGGTCCCGGAACGCCAGCCTGGCATGCCACTCGACGGCCGCCTCACGCGGCAGCGCGCCGAGTTCCAGCAGCCGCTGGATCAGGGCGTCGTTGTCCTCGGTCTCGTAGTGCAGGGCGGCGGCCCAGAAGTCGGCCTGGGCATGCGGGTCGGCGGCGTCGACGACCAGCTTCCAGTGCACCGGTGCGGGGGTTGTCTGCGTCATGGACCCACTTATAGCGGCGAATTAGGCCGAGCCCTGTCCTCAGCCGATTCCGCCTCGCCGTAACCGGGCTACGGCCGCGTGGCGGGCGAGTCCAGCGGCTCCGGGCCCGAGGCCAGGCTCTCCGCCGTCCGGACGGTGCCGGCCGCGCCCGGGGTCACGGTGGTGCGGGGCCTCGTCAGCTCTCTCCTGAGCGTCCGCGCGGTGCGCAGGGCGTCCCAGGTGAGCAGTGTCAACGCCAGCCAGACCAGCGCGAACCCGGCCCAGCGCTCGGGCGGCATGGCCTCGTGGAAGTAGAGGACGCCGAGCAGGAACTGGAAGACCGGGGCCAGGTACTGCAGCAGTCCCAGTGTGGACAACGGCACCCGGATCGCCGCGGCGCCGAAGCAGACCAGGGGGAGGGCGGTGACGATGCCCGTGGAGGCGAGCAGCGCGGCGTGCCCCGGTCCCTCGGAGGCGAAGCTGAGGTCACCGCGGCCGCTCAGCCACAGCAGATAGCCGAGTGCGGGCAGGAACTGGATCGCGGTCTCGGCGGCCAGCGACTCCACGCCCCCGAGGTTCACCTTCTTCTTGACCAGGCCGTACGTGGCGAAGGAGAAGGCGAGCGTGAGGGAGATCCACGGCGGCCGCCCGTACCCGACGGTGAGGACGACCACTGCGGCGGCGCCGATCCCGACAGCCAGCCACTGCACCCGCCGCAGCCGCTCCTTGAGCAGCAGCACGCCCATCGCGATGGTGACGAGGGGATTGATGAAGTACCCGAGCGAGGCCTCCACCACATGGCCGCTGTTGACGGCCCAGATGTAGACGCCCCAGTTCACGGTGATGACGGCGGCGGCCACGGTGACCAGCGCCAGTCTGCGCGGCTGCCGCAGCAGCTCACCGGCCCAGGCCCAGCGCCGTACGACGACGAGTGCGACGGCCACGAAGGCGAGCGACCACACCATCCGGTGGGCGAGGATCTCGGCGGCTCCGGCGGGCTTGAGCAGCGGCCAGAACAGGGGCACGAGCCCCCACATCCCGTACGCGGCGAAGCCGTTCAGCAGACCTATGTGCTGCTCGCCCCTCGACTTCACGGACTCTCCTCCTCGCGCTGGTCCCGCCCGCACGAAGGTAACGCCGAGCACCCCCGCCTGTCATGCCCGTATCGCCATACGGTCATGACAGGCGGGGGTGGGACTTGCCCGGCGGGCCGGAGAGGGGTCAGCCCTTGAGCGCGACCGCGATGGACTCGGCGATCGGGGTGGCGGGGCGGCCGGTCAGCCGGGCCAGGTCACCGGTGGTGACGACCAGCTCGCCCTTCTCGATGGAGGCGTCGACACCGGCAAGGATCTGGGCGAAGGGGGCGGGCAGCCCGGCACCGGTCAGGATCTCGACGTAGGCGTCCACGGGGACGGCGTTGTAGGCGATCTCCTTGCCGGTCTGCCGGCTCAGCTCGGCCGCGTACTCGGCGAAGCTCCAGGGCTCGTCGCCGCCGAGCTCGTAGGTGGAGTTCTCGTGGCCCTCGCCGGTCAGTACGGCCACGGCGGCGGCCGCGTAGTCGGCGCGCGAGGCGGTGGAGATCCGGCCGTCGCCCGCCGCCTGCACGACGGCGCCGTGCTCCAGGGCGGGGGCGAGGTTCTCGGTGTAGTTCTCGTTGTACCAGCTGTTGCGCAGCAGCGACCAGGGCAGACCGGAGGCCAGCAGCGCCTCTTCGGTGGCCCGGTGGTCGTCGGCGAGTGCGGCGGTCAGGGTGCCGGGGGCGCTGGTGTACGCGAGCAGCGCCACGCCCGCGGCCTTGGCGGCGTCGATGACGACCTGGTGCTGGGCGGGGCGGCCCTTGTCGAACTCGTTGCCGGAGATCAGCAGCACCTTGTCGCCGGCCGCGAAGACGTTGTCGAAGGTCTCGGGGGAGTTGTAGTCGGCGACGGCTATCTTCACGCCCTTCGCCGCGAAGTCGGCGGCCTTCTCCGGGGTACGGACGACGGCGGTGACCTGCTCGGCGGGGACCTTCTCGAGCAGCTGCTCGACGACGTGACGGCCGAGGTGTCCGGTGGCTCCGGTGACGACGATGCTCATGATGTGGGATCTCCTTGTGGGGTGCGTTGGCACTAACCCTAGAGGAGGCGCTAACTCTGCGAAAGTACCCACTTTGAAGTAAGGTACTGGCATGACGGTAAGTGCAGAGCGCGGTCTTCTGGAGGCGGCGGCATCGGGCGAGCAGATGTGCCCCCACCGCCTGGTCCTGGAACACGTGACGAGCCGCTGGGGCGTCCTGGTCCTGCTCCACCTCCTGGACCGCCCCCACCGCTTCAGCGAACTCCGCCGCGCGATCGGCCGGGTGAGCGAGAAGATGCTGACCCAGACACTCCAGACCCTGGAACGCGACGGCCTGGTCCACCGAGACGCCAAGCCGGTGATCCCACCCCGAGTCGACTACTCCCTCACCGACCTGGGCCACGAGGCAGCGGAACAGGTACGGGGACTGGCGGAGTGGACGGCACGGCGCATGGGAGCGGTCGAGGAGGCGCGCGAGGCGTACGACGCGAAGAGAATTCGCGCCTGAGCGCTCCCTTTTCACCATCGGTTCGAGCTTGCACGCTGGAGTTCGACCGATGGGGGGACGTCGTGACCGTGCCGAATGAGGAGGAGCTGGCGCCGAAGCTGCTTCAGCAGGTCGCCGACCAGCTCGGTCGTATGGCGGACGGATACGACAGGATCGCCACAGAGCTGCACCGGGCGAACTTGATCCGGCTGCGGGGCTTCTTCCTCGAGCGCCTGGACCGGGCGATCGACGACCCCGGCCTCGCGGACTCGCTGAGCACGGGCGAGTACGCCAACCTGTCTGATGAGAAACGTCGCCAGATGCTCAACGCGAACGCGCAGTACGGACTGATTCTGCTGGCTCACCAGATCGGATCCATCGACCGGAGCGCGCTCCTCGGGGACCTGAAGATTCTTCGCCGGAGTCCGAACTTCGCGGAGTACTGGGAACGCACGGCCGGTGCGCGCAGTTGCCTGGCCCCGGAGTCCTTCGAGGCCCGGGTCGGCAGAGCTGTCGACGCCATCATGGACGAACGTCCTGAGGACCTCGAAGAATGGTGGGTCGTGGCCCCGGACGACTGAGCGGGCCCTGGAGAGGGAGGCGCAGTTGGCCGATGAGTTCTCGTCACCTCGGATCACCAGGAGGCTCGGAGACCCGCCGGGTGTCAGGGGCAGCGCCACTGGCCAGACCTGCCCCGACCTCTTCGAGCTGAGCGACGGAAGCTTCGCGGTCATCGGCACCGACCGCACCGAAGAGCTGGACTCCCTGCTCCCGGCGGACGCCGCCCGTGCCGACTACGAGCGCATCGTCGTGATCACCCGCGACACCCTCCTCCGCGCCAAGCGGGACATCCCCGACGCATAACGGGAAGGGCCCGGAAGCCGAGTCGCCTCCGGGCCCTTCACGTGCCGTGTGCCGGTCAGCCGACCACCGTCCAGGTGTCGCCCCCGGCCAGCAGCGCCCCCAGATCCCCCTTGCCGTTCTGTTCGATCGCCGCGTCCAGCTGGTCCGACATCTGGGTGTCGTACACCGGGCGGTCCACCGAGCGGAAGACACCGATCGGGGTGTGGTGGAGCGTGTCCGGGTCGGCCAGGCGGGACAGGGCGAAGGCGGTCGTCGGGGACGGCGAGTGCGCGTCGTGGACCAGGATCTGCGACTCGTTCGACGGCGTCACCGGCACCACCTTCAGGTCACCCGTGGCCGGATCCCGGACCACGCCCTTCGACAGGTCCGCGCCGAAGCGGATCGGCTGCCCGTGCTCAAGGCGGATCACCGCCTCCTCCGCCTGCTGCTTGTCCTTGAGGGCCTCGAAGGCGCCGTCGTTGAAGATGTTGCAGTTCTGGTAGATCTCGATCAGCGCCGTACCGGGGTGGGCGGCGGCCTCCCGCAGCACCGACGTCAGGTGTTTGCGGTCCGAGTCGACCGTGCGCGCCACGAAGGACGCCTCCGCGCCGATCGCCAGGGACACCGGGTTGAAGGGCGCGTCCAGCGACCCCATCGGCGTCGACTTGGTGATCTTGCCGACCTCGGAGGTGGGGGAGTACTGCCCCTTCGTCAGCCCGTAGATCCGGTTGTTGAACAGCAGGATCTTGAGGTTCACGTTCCGGCGCAGGGCGTGGATCAGGTGGTTCCCGCCGATCGACAGCGCGTCACCGTCACCCGTCACCACCCACACCGACAGGTCCCGGCGCGAGGCGGCGAGGCCCGTCGCGATCGCCGGCGCCCGGCCGTGGATGGAGTGCATGCCGTAGGTGTTCATGTAGTACGGGAAGCGGGACGAGCAGCCGATGCCCGAGACGAAGACGATGTTCTCCTTGGCCAGCCCCAGCTCCGGCATGAAGCCCTGGACCGCCGCCAGGATCGCGTAGTCACCGCAGCCGGGGCACCAGCGGACCTCCTGGTCGCTCTTGAAGTCCTTCATGCTCTGGCGGCCCTCGGCCTTGGGGACCAGCGAGAGTGCCTCGATCGTGCCCGTGCCTTCCGTGGACGTCTCAGCCATCGATGGCCTCCTTCAGAGCCGTGGCGAGCTGCTCCGCCTTGAACGGCATGCCGTTGACCTGGTTGTAGCTGTGCGCGTCGACCAGGTACTTCGCCCGCACCAGCGTGGCGAGCTGCCCGAGGTTCATCTCGGGGATCACGACCTTGTCGTACGCCTTCAGCACCGCGCCCAGGTTGCGCGGGAAGGGGTTGAGGTGGCGCAGATGCGCCTGCGCGATCGACTCACCGGCCGTCCGCAGCCGCCGTACCGCCGCCGTGATGGGCCCGTACGTCGATCCCCAGCCCAGCACCAGCGTGCGCGCCTCGTGCGGATCGTCCACTTCCAGATCCGGTACGTCGATCCCGTCGATCTTGGCCTGGCGGGTACGGACCATGAAGTCGTGGTTGGCCGGGGCGTAGGAGATGTTCCCGGTCCCGTCCTCCTTCTCGATGCCGCCGATGCGGTGTTCGAGTCCGGGCGTGCCGGGCACCGCCCAGGGTCGGGCGAGGGTCTGCGGGTCGCGCTTGTAGGGCCAGAAGACCTCGGTGCCGTCATCCAGGGTGTGGTTGGGGCCCTGCGCGAACTGCACGGTGAGGTCCGGGAGTTCGTCCAGCTCCGGGATCCGCCACGGCTCGGAGCCGTTGGCCAGGTAGCCGTCCGAGAGCAGCATCACCGGGGTGCGGTAGGTCAGCGCGATCCGGGCCGCCTCCAGCGCCGCGTCGAAGCAGTCGGCCGGGGTGCAGGGGGCCACGATCGGCACCGGCGCCTCGCCGTTGCGCCCGAACATCGCCTGGAGGAGATCCGCCTGCTCGGTCTTGGTCGGCAGACCGGTGGACGGGCCGCCTCTCTGGATGTCGATCACCAGGAGCGGCAGCTCCAGGGAGACCGCGAGCCCGATGGTCTCCGACTTCAGCGCCACACCGGGGCCACTCGTGGTGGTGACGGCAAGGGACCCGCCGAAGGCCGCGCCCAGCGCCGCGCCGATGCCCGCGATCTCGTCCTCGGCCTGGAAGGTCCGTACGCCGAAGTTCTTGTGCTTGCTCAGCTCGTGCAGGATGTCCGAGGCCGGGGTGATGGGGTACGAGCCCAGGAACAACGGCAGGTCCGCCTGGCGGGACGCGGCGACCAGTCCGTAGGACAGCGCGAGGTTCCCGGAGATGTTGCGGTAGGTGCCGACCGGGAAGGCCTTGGTGGCCGGCGCGATCTCGTAGGAGACCGCGAAGTCCTCGGTGGTCTCGCCGAAGTTCCAGCCCGCCCGGTAGGCCGCCAGGTTCGCCTCGGCGATCTCCGGCTTCTTCGCGAACTTCGTCCGCAGGAACTTCTCCGTGCCCTCGGTGGGCCGGTGGTACATCCACGACAAGAGGCCGAGCGCGAACATGTTCTTGCTGCGCTCGGCCTCTTTGCGACTGAGGTCGAATTCCTTGAGGGCCTCGACGGTCAGCGTGGTCAGGGGGACCGGATGAAGGCTGTACCCGTCGAGCGATCCATCCTCCAGCGGCGAGGCCGCGTACCCCACTTTCTGCATCGCCCGTTTGGTGAACTCGTCCGTGTTGACGATGATCTCCGCACCGCGCGGCAGGTCGGCGATGTTGGCCTTGAGGGCGGCCGGGTTCATGGCCACGAGCACGTTCGGCGCGTCACCCGGGGTGAGGATGTCGTGGTCGGCGAAGTGGAGCTGGAAGGAGGAGACACCCGGCAGGGTTCCGGCAGGGGCCCGGATCTCGGCGGGGAAGTTGGGAAGGGTGGACAGGTCGTTGCCGAAGGACGCCGTCTCCGAGGTGAAACGGTCCCCGGTGAGCTGCATCCCGTCACCGGAGTCGCCCGCGAAACGAATGATCACCCGGTCGAGGCGGCGGACGTCCTTCACGCCTGCCTCTTTGCGCTGCTCTCCCACGACGGCTTCGTCGGCCTGCTCCGCTGGGCTGCTGACCTGACTGGTCACTGAACTGGACCTCCCTCGAGGCGGGGTTTCGGGAGCGGCCTTCCCGCAGACCTTCCCAGGATCAACCCTACGACCGCAGGGGTCGCCTTCCCTCGGCCATTCGCATGATGGACGCGGTTCTGAGACGGTTCGGCTCCCTGACTTGTCACCATGTGCACGCCCCCCGGCGCTTTCCTTGAAGACGCTCCCTGTGTTCCGGCGGTTCTCCCTTTTCCTGACACGGTGTCAGAAGCTCAAGAGTTCAGATAGGTGAGCACCGCCAGCACCCTGCGGTGGTCCCCGTCGCTCGGCGACAGCCCGAGCTTCAGGAAGATGTTGCTGACGTGCTTCTCCACGGCCCCGTCGCTCACGACGAGCTGCCGCGCGATCGCCGAGTTGGTGCGCCCCTCGGCCATCAGTCCCAGGACCTCGCGCTCCCGGGGCGTGAGATGGGCGAGCACGTCCTGCTTGCGGCTGCGTCCCAGCAGCTGAGCGACCACCTCCGGGTCGAGAGCGGTACCGCCCTCGGCCACCCGTACCACCGCGTCCACGAACTCACGCACCTCCGCGACCCGGTCCTTGAGCAGGTACCCCACCCCGCGGCTGGACCCGGCCAGCAGCTCGGTGGCGTACCGCTCCTCGACGTACTGCGACAGTACGAGTACCCCGAGACCGGGATGTTCCTTGCGCAGTTGTACGGCGGCTCGCACGCCCTCGTCCGTGTGGGTCGGGGGCATCCGCACATCGGCGACCACGACGTCGGGCAGCTCGCCCTGGGCGTCCAGCTCACCGATGGTCTTGATCAGTGCCTCCCCGTCGCCCACACCGGCCACGACGTCGTGCCCGCGGTCGGTCAGCAACCGGGTCAGGCCCTCCCTCAGCAGCACTGAATCCTCGGCGATGACCACCCGCACCCTGTCCTCCACGACTCTCGGCCCCCCAGCCCACTGCCAGCCCATCCGCTGGACATGTCCAGCATTCCAGCATTCGCATGCGCAGGGGTGCGGGCAACGGGATTAAGGGCCCCGGATACGAACAAAGGCCCGAGAGGACCGAGAGGACCGAGAGCACGGGACGACGCCGGTCCGGGCACTCCAGCCCGTCCGGCGTTTGAGGACGAGGCCCCTTCAGGGCCGATGGGGGTCTGGGGGCGCAGCCTCCAGGAGCAGGGCTGAAGGGGCGGGGTCGAAGGGACGGCAGCCCCTGGGGACGGGACGGGACGGGTAGGGGCGGCGGGGGCGAAAACCCCCACCGCCACCTCCCTCGGCGCCCGTCACACCCGCTCCCCCCGCCAGGGCAACTCCGCCGTCACCCGGGTCGGCCCCCCGACCGGCGAGTCCACCACCAGGATCCCGTCCACCGCGTCGAGTCGTTCCGCCAGCCCCGCGAGCGCGGACCCGGCGGACACGTCGGCACCGCCCACCCCGTTGTCCACGACCTGGAGCATGAGCCGGTTCTCCACCCGCCACACGTCGACCGCCGCGTACGTCGCCCGGGAGTGCTTGCTGATGTTCTGCAACAGCTCCGACACCGTGAAGTACGCGATCCCCTCGATCGCCGGCGCCGGCCGGGCCGGCAGATCCACCTCCACCTGCACCGGCACCGTGCACCGGGACGCCACCGCGGACAGCGCCGCGTCCAGCCCCCGGTCGGTCAGCACCGCCGGATGGATGCCCCGCGCCAGATCCCGCAGCTCCTGGAGCGCCGTCTTCACCTCGCCGTGCGCCTCGTCCACCATCCGCGCCGCCGCGGCCGGATCCTCCGTGAGCTTCTCCTTCGCCAGCCCCAGATCCATGGCCAGAGCCACCAGCCGGGCCTGGGCCCCGTCATGCAGATCCCGCTCGATCCGACGCAGGTCGGCGGCGGCCGTGTCGACCACGATCCCCCGGTCCGACTCCAGCTCCACCACCCGCGCCGACAGCCGGGTCGGCCCCAGCAGCCCGTGCACCATCACCCGGTCCACCGTCGTCAGCGCCCGCACGATCCACGGCGTGGCCAGCGTGAACAACAGCCCCACCAGCGCGGTCACGCCGATCTCGAAGGGGTTGTCCAGGTAGATGTGGTGGGTCTGGTCGCCGTAGAGCTGGAGCCCGTCCTGACCGACGTACGCCGGGAAGACCCAGAACCACAGCGGATACGTCAGCAGCGCCCAGCCGTACACCCAGAAGTTCACCGCGACGACGAAGGAGAACAGCGCCCACGGCAGGTGCACCACGGAGTACAGCAGCGTCCGCCACGACGTCCCGCTCTTGAGGACCGCCCCGATCCACGCCATGAACCCGGACTTCCGCATCCTGAGCGGTTCCGGATCGCCGACCTCCAGACCCAGCAGCCCCCGGGCCCGCGCCCGCTCCAGCGCCCCGAGCCCACGGCACCCGGCGAGACCGGCCGCGAAGACCGGGATGCCGAGGAAGGTCACGAGGAGGCCCGCGCCGAGCGAGATCATCGTGATGGCGTAGGTGAACATCAGGATGCTGATCGGCAGGCTCAGCAGCACATAGCCGAACTCCCGCCAGGTCCGTCCCTCGAACGGCGCCCGCAGCCCGGCCGGCACCCGGTGCCGCCGTACCGTCTCGGGGAACCCGAGCCCACTGTCGTACCCGTAGTCCGTGGCCATCGCCGTCGTCCTTCTTCTCTCGTCCCGCGCCTGTGGTGTCGTACCTCCACCCTGCTGGGCCGCAGCTCAACGGACCATGGAGGCCGTCGGCGTCTTGGAAGGGGGGTTTTCCCCACCCCCTTCCTCTACGGCCGCTCCGGGACCCGGTCCCGCCAGGGCAGCTCCGCCGTGACGACCGTCGGGCCGCCCGGCGGCGAGTCGATGACGAACAGCCCGTCGACCGCGTCGAGCCGCTCCGCGAGTCCGCGCATACCGGTGCCGCCGTCCAGCCGGGCGCCGCCGCGGCCGTCGTCCCACACCTGGATGAGCAGCCGGTCCTCCGCCCGCCACACGTCGACCGAGGCCGACCTGGCCCCGCTGTGCTTGCTGATGTTCTGGAGCAGCTCGGAGACGGTGAAGTAGGCGATCCCCTCGATCGCCTGCACCGGCCGCGCGTCCAGGTCGGCGGTCACCTTCACCGGGACCGTGCAGCGCGAGGCGACCGACGAGAGGGCGGCATCGAGCCCGCGGTCGGTCAGGACGGCCGGATGGATGCCCCGCGCCAGATCCCGCAGCTCCTGGAGCGCCAGCTTCACCTCGCCGTGCGCCTCCGCGACCATCGCCTGCGCGTACTCCGGGTCCTCCAGGAGCTTCTCCTTCGCCAGGCCGAGCCCCATGGCCAGGTTGACCAGCCGGGCCTGCGCCCCGTCGTGCAGATCGCGCTCGATACGCCGTAGATCGGCGGCGGCCGTGTCCACCACGACCCCCCGGTCCGACTCCAGTTCGGCGATACGGCGTTCCAGCTCGTCGGAGGGCGACAGCAGACCGCGCACCATCGCCCGGTCGACGTTGGCGAGGCCCCGCGCGATGAACGGCAGCACCGGCCACAGCACGAACAGCGACGTCAACGTGATCGTGAAGGTGAGCACGCCCCACGGCAGCCGGATGAAGTCGTACAGCACCGTCCGCCAGCCCACCGGGTCCTTCACCCCCAGCCACAGCTGGGCGAA
This genomic window contains:
- a CDS encoding M28 family metallopeptidase; translation: MKLSVPGRVTATAVVATVSLLAGGSIAGAAPAGQPAVAAAPDIPVANVKAHLTQLQSIATANGGNRAHGRAGYKASLDYVKAKLDAAGFTTTIQQFTSSGRTGYNLIADWPGGDTNQVIMSGSHLDSVTAGAGINDNGSGSAAVLETALAVSRAGHHPAKHLRFAWWGAEELGLVGSRYYVNRLSTTDRSRISGYLNFDMIGSPNPGYFVYDDDPAIEKTFKTYYAGLGVPTEIETEGDGRSDHAPFKNAGVPVGGLFSGADYVKTAAQAAKWGGTSGLAFDRCYHSSCDTTANINDTALDRNSDAVAYAVWELSQ
- a CDS encoding VOC family protein, with protein sequence MTQTTPAPVHWKLVVDAADPHAQADFWAAALHYETEDNDALIQRLLELGALPREAAVEWHARLAFRDLVAVRHPDDPYDKDSGTGLGRRLLFQRVPEPKTVKNRLHLDLHPGQGARTAEVERLTGLGARVLREVSEPSGAWVVMADPEGNEFCVH
- the rarD gene encoding EamA family transporter RarD, yielding MWGLVPLFWPLLKPAGAAEILAHRMVWSLAFVAVALVVVRRWAWAGELLRQPRRLALVTVAAAVITVNWGVYIWAVNSGHVVEASLGYFINPLVTIAMGVLLLKERLRRVQWLAVGIGAAAVVVLTVGYGRPPWISLTLAFSFATYGLVKKKVNLGGVESLAAETAIQFLPALGYLLWLSGRGDLSFASEGPGHAALLASTGIVTALPLVCFGAAAIRVPLSTLGLLQYLAPVFQFLLGVLYFHEAMPPERWAGFALVWLALTLLTWDALRTARTLRRELTRPRTTVTPGAAGTVRTAESLASGPEPLDSPATRP
- a CDS encoding SDR family oxidoreductase; the protein is MSIVVTGATGHLGRHVVEQLLEKVPAEQVTAVVRTPEKAADFAAKGVKIAVADYNSPETFDNVFAAGDKVLLISGNEFDKGRPAQHQVVIDAAKAAGVALLAYTSAPGTLTAALADDHRATEEALLASGLPWSLLRNSWYNENYTENLAPALEHGAVVQAAGDGRISTASRADYAAAAVAVLTGEGHENSTYELGGDEPWSFAEYAAELSRQTGKEIAYNAVPVDAYVEILTGAGLPAPFAQILAGVDASIEKGELVVTTGDLARLTGRPATPIAESIAVALKG
- a CDS encoding helix-turn-helix domain-containing protein; amino-acid sequence: MTVSAERGLLEAAASGEQMCPHRLVLEHVTSRWGVLVLLHLLDRPHRFSELRRAIGRVSEKMLTQTLQTLERDGLVHRDAKPVIPPRVDYSLTDLGHEAAEQVRGLAEWTARRMGAVEEAREAYDAKRIRA
- a CDS encoding DUF6082 family protein, which gives rise to MTVPNEEELAPKLLQQVADQLGRMADGYDRIATELHRANLIRLRGFFLERLDRAIDDPGLADSLSTGEYANLSDEKRRQMLNANAQYGLILLAHQIGSIDRSALLGDLKILRRSPNFAEYWERTAGARSCLAPESFEARVGRAVDAIMDERPEDLEEWWVVAPDD
- a CDS encoding 2-oxoacid:ferredoxin oxidoreductase subunit beta; this translates as MAETSTEGTGTIEALSLVPKAEGRQSMKDFKSDQEVRWCPGCGDYAILAAVQGFMPELGLAKENIVFVSGIGCSSRFPYYMNTYGMHSIHGRAPAIATGLAASRRDLSVWVVTGDGDALSIGGNHLIHALRRNVNLKILLFNNRIYGLTKGQYSPTSEVGKITKSTPMGSLDAPFNPVSLAIGAEASFVARTVDSDRKHLTSVLREAAAHPGTALIEIYQNCNIFNDGAFEALKDKQQAEEAVIRLEHGQPIRFGADLSKGVVRDPATGDLKVVPVTPSNESQILVHDAHSPSPTTAFALSRLADPDTLHHTPIGVFRSVDRPVYDTQMSDQLDAAIEQNGKGDLGALLAGGDTWTVVG
- a CDS encoding 2-oxoacid:acceptor oxidoreductase subunit alpha; this translates as MTSQVSSPAEQADEAVVGEQRKEAGVKDVRRLDRVIIRFAGDSGDGMQLTGDRFTSETASFGNDLSTLPNFPAEIRAPAGTLPGVSSFQLHFADHDILTPGDAPNVLVAMNPAALKANIADLPRGAEIIVNTDEFTKRAMQKVGYAASPLEDGSLDGYSLHPVPLTTLTVEALKEFDLSRKEAERSKNMFALGLLSWMYHRPTEGTEKFLRTKFAKKPEIAEANLAAYRAGWNFGETTEDFAVSYEIAPATKAFPVGTYRNISGNLALSYGLVAASRQADLPLFLGSYPITPASDILHELSKHKNFGVRTFQAEDEIAGIGAALGAAFGGSLAVTTTSGPGVALKSETIGLAVSLELPLLVIDIQRGGPSTGLPTKTEQADLLQAMFGRNGEAPVPIVAPCTPADCFDAALEAARIALTYRTPVMLLSDGYLANGSEPWRIPELDELPDLTVQFAQGPNHTLDDGTEVFWPYKRDPQTLARPWAVPGTPGLEHRIGGIEKEDGTGNISYAPANHDFMVRTRQAKIDGIDVPDLEVDDPHEARTLVLGWGSTYGPITAAVRRLRTAGESIAQAHLRHLNPFPRNLGAVLKAYDKVVIPEMNLGQLATLVRAKYLVDAHSYNQVNGMPFKAEQLATALKEAIDG
- a CDS encoding response regulator transcription factor gives rise to the protein MGWQWAGGPRVVEDRVRVVIAEDSVLLREGLTRLLTDRGHDVVAGVGDGEALIKTIGELDAQGELPDVVVADVRMPPTHTDEGVRAAVQLRKEHPGLGVLVLSQYVEERYATELLAGSSRGVGYLLKDRVAEVREFVDAVVRVAEGGTALDPEVVAQLLGRSRKQDVLAHLTPREREVLGLMAEGRTNSAIARQLVVSDGAVEKHVSNIFLKLGLSPSDGDHRRVLAVLTYLNS